A section of the Pseudomonas sp. FP453 genome encodes:
- a CDS encoding lipase yields MGIFDYKNLGSEGSKALFADAMAITLYSYHNLDNGFAVGYQHNGLGWGLPATLVSALLGGADSQGVIPDIPWNPDSEKAALDAVQKAGWTPISASTLGYAGKVDARGTFFGEKAGYTSAQVEVLGKYDDAGKLLEIGIGFRGTSGPRESLISDSIGDLVSDLMAALGPKDYAKNYSGEAFGTLLKHVADYAGAHGLSGKDVVVSGHSLGGLAVNSMADLSGNKWSGFYRDANYVAYASPTQSSSDKVLNIGYENDPVFRALDGSSFTLSSLGVHDTPHASTTDNIVSFNDHYASTLWNVLPFSIANLPTWISHLPTGYGDGLTRVLESGFYEQMTRDSTVIVANLSDPARATTWVQDLNRNAEPHKGNTFIIGSDGNDLIQGGKGADFIEGGQGNDTIRDSSGHNTFLFSGQFGQDRVIGYQPTDKLVFKEVQGSVEYREYGGDTVISVGSDSVTLVGVSGWSGEGMVIS; encoded by the coding sequence ATGGGTATCTTTGACTATAAAAACCTCGGATCCGAGGGCTCCAAGGCGTTGTTCGCCGACGCCATGGCAATCACCTTGTACAGCTATCACAACCTGGATAACGGCTTTGCCGTGGGTTACCAGCACAACGGTTTGGGCTGGGGCTTGCCGGCGACCTTGGTCAGCGCGCTGCTGGGCGGTGCGGACTCCCAGGGGGTGATTCCCGATATCCCGTGGAACCCGGATTCGGAAAAAGCCGCCCTGGACGCGGTGCAGAAAGCCGGTTGGACGCCCATCAGTGCGAGCACCTTGGGTTACGCCGGCAAGGTTGATGCGCGGGGTACGTTCTTCGGCGAAAAGGCCGGCTACACCAGCGCGCAAGTCGAGGTGCTGGGCAAGTACGATGACGCCGGCAAGCTGCTGGAAATCGGCATCGGCTTTCGCGGCACCTCTGGGCCCCGGGAAAGCCTGATCAGCGATTCCATCGGCGACTTGGTCAGCGACCTGATGGCCGCGCTGGGCCCCAAGGACTACGCGAAGAACTACAGCGGCGAAGCGTTCGGCACCTTGCTCAAACACGTGGCCGACTATGCCGGCGCCCACGGCCTCAGCGGCAAGGACGTGGTGGTCAGCGGCCACAGCCTGGGTGGCTTGGCAGTCAACAGCATGGCTGACCTCAGCGGCAATAAGTGGTCGGGCTTCTACAGGGACGCCAACTACGTGGCCTACGCCTCGCCGACCCAGAGCAGCAGCGACAAGGTGCTCAATATCGGCTACGAGAACGACCCGGTGTTCCGCGCGCTCGACGGCTCATCGTTCACCCTGTCGTCCCTCGGCGTGCATGACACGCCTCATGCCTCCACCACCGACAACATCGTCAGCTTCAACGACCACTACGCCTCGACCCTGTGGAATGTGTTGCCGTTTTCCATCGCCAACCTGCCGACCTGGATCTCCCATCTGCCGACCGGTTATGGCGACGGCCTGACGCGTGTGCTTGAGTCGGGTTTCTACGAGCAGATGACCCGCGACTCCACGGTGATCGTCGCCAACCTGTCCGACCCGGCCCGTGCAACAACCTGGGTACAAGACCTCAACCGCAACGCCGAGCCCCACAAGGGCAACACCTTCATCATCGGCAGCGACGGCAACGACCTGATCCAGGGCGGCAAGGGCGCGGATTTTATCGAGGGCGGCCAGGGCAATGACACGATCCGTGACAGCAGCGGGCACAACACGTTTCTGTTCAGCGGGCAGTTTGGCCAGGATCGGGTGATTGGCTATCAGCCGACGGACAAGCTGGTGTTCAAGGAGGTGCAGGGCAGTGTGGAATACCGTGAGTACGGTGGGGATACGGTGATCAGTGTCGGTTCGGATTCGGTGACGCTGGTCGGCGTGAGCGGCTGGTCAGGGGAGGGGATGGTGATCAGCTAA
- the msrB gene encoding peptide-methionine (R)-S-oxide reductase MsrB, translated as MYSRRQILLAGGGLGVAVLAGGLLRQLNLVSESEAAETFEVSHTDAEWRSLLSAEQYAVLREEGTERPYSSKLNDEHRAGTFACAGCALALFSSTTKFDSHTGWPSFWQPLDNAVASRTDRSFGMARNEIHCRRCGGHQGHVFDDGPQPTGLRYCMNGAAMTFTAA; from the coding sequence ATGTACTCACGCAGACAAATCCTGCTGGCCGGCGGTGGCCTGGGGGTCGCTGTCCTCGCCGGTGGCTTGCTCAGGCAGCTCAACCTGGTCAGCGAATCCGAGGCGGCTGAGACTTTCGAAGTCAGCCACACCGACGCCGAATGGCGCAGCCTGCTCAGCGCCGAGCAATACGCCGTGCTGCGCGAAGAGGGCACCGAGCGCCCTTACAGCAGCAAGCTCAACGATGAACACCGCGCCGGCACCTTTGCCTGCGCCGGCTGCGCGTTGGCGCTGTTCTCGTCCACCACCAAGTTCGACAGCCATACCGGCTGGCCAAGCTTCTGGCAGCCGCTGGACAACGCGGTGGCCAGCCGTACCGACCGCTCCTTCGGCATGGCACGCAACGAAATCCACTGCCGCCGTTGCGGCGGCCACCAAGGGCACGTGTTCGACGACGGCCCGCAACCCACCGGCCTGCGCTATTGCATGAATGGCGCGGCCATGACGTTCACGGCGGCGTAA
- a CDS encoding HAMP domain-containing sensor histidine kinase has product MKLTLTQRLSVVFAVLLLICSGTSAWLQVRSNRMHELEVVQGLSRDLAAHIARDTQLMDADGLKPEAVRTLFSQLMLVNPSVEVYLLDINGRVVGNAAPSGHLLRDRVDLAPVRRFLSGAMLPILGDDPRSVEGGKVFSAAPLKANGKQTGFLYVVLLGEAHDVFDAKDATGMALKIALWSIGLVALLCLMAGLIAFAWITRPLRQLTDKVAQFDINGAPKTPEPATEPLHSGDEIAVLDHAFVQMENRLGEQWRALTHQDQERRDMVANISHDLRTPLASLHGYLETLSLKDASLSPEERRRYLGIALDQSRKVGGLAQSLLELVRLEHGFVQPVIEGFSLPDLVQDVFQKFELSAEARAIKLTATLPPQVPTVLADLGLIERVLTNLLDNALRHTPVNGEVEVILAPGADGVAVTVSDSGPGIDPELREGLFLRAFTIGGARRDGGLGLRIVHRILQLHGRSIRLVERPGHGATFTFSLERQASSR; this is encoded by the coding sequence ATGAAGCTGACCCTGACCCAGCGCCTGTCGGTGGTGTTTGCCGTGTTGCTGCTGATCTGCAGCGGCACCTCGGCGTGGCTGCAAGTACGCTCCAACCGCATGCACGAGCTGGAAGTGGTGCAGGGCCTGTCCCGCGACCTCGCCGCGCATATTGCCCGTGACACGCAACTGATGGACGCCGATGGCCTCAAGCCCGAGGCCGTGCGCACGCTGTTCAGCCAACTGATGCTGGTGAACCCGAGCGTCGAGGTGTACCTGCTCGACATCAACGGCCGCGTGGTCGGCAACGCCGCGCCCAGCGGGCACTTGTTGCGTGACCGCGTTGACCTCGCGCCGGTACGACGCTTCCTCAGCGGCGCCATGCTGCCGATCCTCGGCGATGACCCGCGCAGCGTCGAGGGGGGCAAGGTGTTCAGCGCTGCGCCGCTCAAGGCCAACGGCAAGCAGACCGGTTTCCTGTATGTGGTGCTGTTGGGTGAGGCCCACGACGTGTTCGACGCCAAGGACGCGACCGGCATGGCGTTGAAGATCGCGCTGTGGTCCATCGGCCTGGTGGCGTTGCTGTGCCTGATGGCGGGCCTGATCGCCTTTGCCTGGATCACCCGCCCGTTGCGCCAATTGACCGACAAGGTCGCGCAATTCGATATCAACGGCGCGCCGAAAACCCCGGAGCCCGCCACCGAGCCACTGCACAGCGGTGACGAAATCGCCGTGCTCGACCACGCCTTCGTGCAGATGGAAAACCGCCTCGGTGAACAGTGGCGCGCCCTCACCCACCAGGACCAGGAACGCCGGGACATGGTCGCCAATATTTCCCATGACCTGCGCACCCCGCTGGCGTCGCTGCACGGCTACCTGGAAACCCTGTCCCTCAAGGATGCCAGCCTCAGCCCCGAAGAGCGCCGGCGCTACCTGGGCATCGCCCTGGACCAGAGCCGCAAGGTCGGCGGCCTCGCTCAATCCCTGCTGGAGCTGGTGCGCCTGGAGCACGGCTTTGTGCAGCCGGTGATCGAAGGATTTTCCCTTCCGGACCTGGTGCAGGACGTGTTCCAGAAATTCGAACTGAGCGCCGAAGCCCGTGCGATCAAGCTCACCGCCACCCTGCCGCCGCAGGTGCCGACGGTGCTGGCCGACCTCGGTTTGATCGAGCGCGTGCTCACCAACTTGCTGGACAACGCCCTGCGTCACACGCCGGTCAACGGCGAAGTCGAAGTGATCCTCGCGCCGGGCGCCGACGGTGTCGCGGTGACGGTCAGCGACAGCGGCCCGGGCATTGATCCCGAGTTGCGTGAAGGCTTGTTCCTGCGCGCCTTCACCATTGGCGGTGCGCGCCGCGATGGCGGCCTGGGGCTGCGCATCGTGCACCGCATCCTGCAATTGCACGGGCGCAGCATCCGCCTGGTGGAGCGCCCCGGGCACGGCGCGACGTTTACTTTCTCCCTAGAAAGGCAAGCATCAAGCCGTTGA
- a CDS encoding YgdI/YgdR family lipoprotein, with the protein MSMKNLGLPLVALTFLVLAGCATQTVVTLQNGTQYLTQDLPKTDTADGFYEFTDIAGKRVRVKAADVATVIKEK; encoded by the coding sequence ATGAGCATGAAGAATTTGGGTCTGCCACTGGTTGCACTCACTTTTCTGGTATTGGCCGGTTGCGCGACGCAAACGGTGGTGACATTGCAAAATGGCACGCAGTATTTGACCCAGGATTTACCGAAAACCGACACCGCCGATGGCTTCTATGAATTCACGGACATTGCTGGCAAGCGCGTGCGGGTGAAGGCGGCTGATGTGGCCACCGTTATCAAGGAAAAGTAA
- a CDS encoding ATP-dependent DNA helicase has protein sequence MSYSVAVRALCEFTAKVGDLDLRFTPSPSAQEGIAGHRTVASRRSAHYQNEVALEGDYQQLRVRGRADGYDPDANRLEEVKTYRGDLDAQPANHRQLHWAQAKVYGWLLCQKLELADIDVALVYFDIVGEGETLLHQRYAASDLEVFFNQQCALFLGWAEQEMQHRDARNRAAQSLGFPHAGFRTGQRALAETVYKAVTTSRCLMAQAPTGIGKTIGTIFPLLKALAPQQLDKVFFLTAKTPGRKLALDAASVLHRSSPDLPLRVLELVARDKACEHLDKACHGDSCPLAKGFYDRLPAARAAAAQVRLLDQRSLRDVALAHNVCPYYLSQEMARWADLVVADYNYYFDFGAMLFGLAQLNQWRAAVLVDEAHNLVERARSMYSASLDQYRLKPLRDTAPEPLKKPLQRLNREWNALHKDQLAPYQAYAARPEKLLQALSLCTSALGDYFNDQPQAFSGELQAFYFEALQFTKVAELFNEHFIFDISKRQLNGKRSSSTLCLRNVVPAEFIRPRLTAARSSVLFSATLSPRHYYADLLGLPADTAWIDVESPFQAAQLQVRIVDAISTRFVHRQASLEPIVAHIAAQFAQRPGNYLAFFSSFDYLQQVAQLLAERHPQIPLWQQSRGMAEAERQAFLDQFTEHSQGIGFAVLGGAFGEGIDLPGARLIGAFIATLGLPQLNPVNEQMKLRMAAIFGAGYDYTYLYPGLQKVVQAAGRVIRSQLDEGVVMLIDDRFGEARVRQLLPRWWAVE, from the coding sequence TTGAGCTACAGCGTGGCCGTGCGGGCGCTGTGTGAATTCACGGCCAAGGTCGGCGACCTCGACCTGCGCTTTACCCCGTCGCCCAGCGCCCAGGAAGGCATTGCCGGCCATCGCACCGTCGCCTCGCGGCGCAGTGCGCACTACCAGAACGAAGTGGCCCTGGAGGGCGACTACCAACAGCTCAGGGTGCGGGGCAGGGCGGACGGCTATGACCCGGATGCCAATCGCCTGGAAGAAGTGAAGACCTACCGCGGCGACCTCGACGCCCAGCCCGCCAACCATCGCCAACTGCACTGGGCCCAGGCCAAGGTGTACGGCTGGCTGCTGTGCCAGAAACTGGAGCTGGCCGACATTGACGTGGCGCTGGTGTATTTCGACATTGTCGGCGAGGGCGAAACGTTACTGCACCAGCGTTATGCGGCCAGTGACCTGGAAGTGTTCTTCAACCAACAGTGCGCGCTGTTCCTCGGCTGGGCCGAGCAGGAAATGCAGCACCGCGACGCCCGCAACCGCGCGGCGCAAAGCCTGGGTTTCCCCCACGCCGGCTTTCGTACGGGCCAACGCGCGCTCGCCGAGACGGTGTACAAGGCCGTCACCACCAGCCGCTGCCTGATGGCCCAGGCGCCCACCGGCATCGGCAAGACCATTGGCACGATCTTCCCGCTGCTCAAAGCCCTGGCCCCGCAGCAACTGGACAAGGTGTTCTTCCTCACCGCCAAGACCCCGGGGCGCAAGCTCGCCCTCGACGCCGCCAGCGTGCTGCACCGCAGCAGCCCCGACTTGCCCCTGCGCGTGCTGGAACTGGTGGCCCGCGACAAAGCCTGCGAACACCTCGACAAAGCCTGCCACGGTGACTCGTGCCCGTTGGCCAAAGGCTTCTACGATCGCCTGCCCGCCGCACGCGCCGCTGCCGCCCAGGTGCGCCTGCTGGACCAGCGCAGCCTGCGCGACGTCGCCCTGGCCCACAACGTATGCCCCTATTACCTGAGCCAGGAAATGGCGCGCTGGGCCGACCTGGTGGTTGCCGACTACAACTATTACTTCGACTTCGGCGCCATGCTGTTCGGCCTCGCCCAGCTCAACCAGTGGCGCGCCGCGGTGTTGGTGGACGAGGCCCACAACCTGGTGGAGCGCGCCCGCTCGATGTACAGCGCCAGCCTCGACCAGTACCGCCTCAAGCCCCTGCGCGACACGGCGCCCGAACCGCTGAAGAAGCCGTTGCAACGCCTCAACCGCGAATGGAATGCGCTGCACAAGGACCAGCTCGCGCCGTACCAGGCCTATGCGGCCCGCCCGGAAAAACTCCTGCAAGCTCTGAGCCTGTGTACCAGTGCACTGGGCGATTATTTTAATGATCAGCCGCAAGCTTTCAGCGGTGAGCTGCAAGCCTTTTACTTTGAGGCGCTGCAATTTACCAAGGTCGCCGAGCTGTTTAACGAGCACTTCATCTTCGATATCAGCAAGCGCCAGCTCAATGGCAAGCGCAGCAGCTCAACCCTGTGCCTGCGCAATGTGGTGCCGGCCGAATTCATTCGCCCGCGCTTGACTGCCGCCCGCAGCAGCGTGCTGTTTTCCGCGACCCTCAGCCCACGGCATTACTACGCCGACTTGCTCGGGCTGCCGGCGGACACGGCGTGGATCGACGTGGAATCGCCGTTCCAGGCTGCGCAATTGCAGGTGCGGATTGTCGATGCAATCTCCACCCGCTTCGTGCACCGCCAAGCCTCGCTGGAGCCCATCGTCGCGCACATCGCCGCTCAGTTCGCGCAACGGCCGGGCAACTACCTGGCGTTTTTCTCCAGCTTCGATTACCTGCAACAGGTGGCGCAATTGCTCGCCGAGCGCCACCCGCAGATCCCGCTGTGGCAACAATCACGGGGCATGGCCGAGGCCGAGCGCCAGGCGTTTCTCGACCAGTTCACCGAACACAGCCAAGGCATCGGTTTTGCCGTGCTCGGCGGCGCCTTTGGCGAAGGCATCGACCTGCCCGGCGCGCGGTTGATCGGTGCGTTCATTGCCACCCTGGGCCTGCCGCAACTGAACCCGGTCAACGAGCAGATGAAGCTGCGCATGGCCGCGATCTTTGGCGCGGGCTACGACTACACCTACCTGTATCCGGGCCTGCAAAAAGTCGTGCAGGCCGCCGGGCGGGTGATCCGCAGCCAGCTGGACGAGGGCGTGGTGATGTTGATCGACGACCGCTTCGGCGAGGCGCGGGTGCGGCAACTGCTGCCACGCTGGTGGGCGGTGGAGTGA
- a CDS encoding VRR-NUC domain-containing protein, with the protein MANPLEDPLYYLQNFRQVLQWLGQRYADLLDPDESQFIQQFDSLPQASQALLVRMVMRKGVHFRAGKLNYLEIGCTRAAAAPLLQLTWIDDQCLLSFAELFALLQKGEILAAFKPWIDNPKGNKADWLEGLAAQFPDSRSFATWCPELADTLYSLSVMDLCDRLRLMFFGNLYQDWSEFVLADLGIYTYEKVEICAESRGLRSRDDVQGFLFLHACQQAFEAGEPVADVLAHIATLSTDNPWLERRRAKLAFQLGQHCERLAELALAAQIYRTCAYPGARARLIRVLERQEDYAQAMELASTAQQAPESPAEHQHLLRVLPRLRRKLGEPALPKVKPQEVSRLDLALPQPLESVESCVQLHLSTPEAPVHYVENGLINSLFGLLCWDAIFAPLPGSFFHPFQRGPVDLHSEDFHARRAALFDACFEQLADERYKTTIRQRYGDKWGIQSPFVFWNLLSADLLEQALACLPAAHLRHWFDRLLLDIRANRAGMPDLIQFWPAQNTYRMIEVKGPGDRLQDNQLRWLAFCAQHQMPVTVCYVRWAEPAL; encoded by the coding sequence ATGGCCAATCCCCTCGAAGACCCGCTTTATTACCTGCAAAACTTCCGTCAGGTCCTGCAATGGCTGGGGCAACGCTATGCCGACTTGCTCGACCCCGACGAATCGCAGTTCATTCAGCAATTTGACAGCTTGCCCCAAGCCTCCCAGGCCTTGCTGGTGCGCATGGTCATGCGCAAGGGTGTGCATTTTCGTGCGGGCAAGCTCAATTACCTCGAAATCGGTTGTACCCGTGCAGCGGCCGCACCTTTGTTGCAGCTGACATGGATCGACGATCAATGCCTGCTGAGCTTTGCAGAGCTGTTCGCCTTGCTGCAAAAAGGCGAAATCCTCGCGGCGTTCAAGCCCTGGATCGACAACCCCAAGGGCAACAAGGCCGATTGGCTGGAAGGCTTGGCGGCGCAATTCCCCGACAGCCGCAGCTTTGCCACCTGGTGCCCGGAACTGGCCGATACGCTCTACAGCCTCAGCGTGATGGACCTGTGCGATCGCCTGCGCCTGATGTTCTTCGGCAACCTGTATCAGGACTGGTCCGAGTTCGTACTGGCCGACCTGGGGATCTACACCTACGAAAAGGTGGAGATCTGCGCTGAATCCCGGGGTTTGCGCAGCCGTGATGACGTGCAGGGCTTTCTGTTCCTGCATGCTTGCCAGCAAGCCTTCGAGGCCGGTGAGCCGGTCGCGGACGTACTGGCGCACATCGCCACCCTGAGCACCGACAACCCCTGGCTGGAACGGCGCCGGGCCAAGCTGGCGTTCCAGCTCGGGCAGCATTGCGAGCGCCTCGCCGAGTTGGCCCTGGCCGCACAGATCTACCGCACCTGCGCGTATCCCGGCGCCCGTGCACGGCTGATCCGTGTGCTGGAGCGCCAGGAGGACTACGCCCAGGCCATGGAACTGGCGAGTACGGCGCAACAGGCGCCGGAAAGTCCTGCCGAGCACCAACACCTGCTGCGGGTGCTGCCACGCCTGCGGCGCAAGCTCGGGGAGCCGGCGCTGCCCAAGGTCAAGCCGCAAGAGGTCAGCCGCCTGGACCTGGCGTTGCCACAACCGCTGGAGTCGGTGGAATCCTGTGTGCAGTTGCACCTGAGCACGCCCGAGGCGCCGGTGCATTACGTCGAGAACGGCCTGATCAATTCGCTGTTTGGCCTGCTGTGCTGGGACGCGATCTTCGCGCCGCTGCCGGGCTCGTTTTTCCACCCGTTCCAGCGCGGGCCGGTGGACTTGCACAGCGAAGACTTCCACGCGCGCCGCGCCGCCTTGTTCGACGCCTGTTTCGAACAACTGGCCGATGAACGCTACAAAACCACGATCCGCCAACGCTACGGGGACAAATGGGGCATCCAGTCCCCCTTCGTGTTCTGGAACCTGCTCAGCGCAGACCTGCTGGAACAGGCGCTGGCCTGCCTGCCCGCTGCGCACCTGCGCCATTGGTTCGACCGCCTGCTGCTGGACATCCGCGCCAACCGCGCCGGTATGCCGGACCTGATCCAGTTCTGGCCCGCACAAAACACCTACCGCATGATCGAGGTCAAGGGCCCCGGCGACCGCCTGCAAGACAACCAACTGCGCTGGCTGGCGTTCTGCGCGCAACACCAGATGCCGGTCACCGTCTGCTACGTGCGCTGGGCGGAGCCTGCGCTTTGA
- a CDS encoding alpha/beta fold hydrolase: MRQQLIPVNGITLSVHIAGPEHGQPVWLLHGFPECWHSWRFQVPALVAAGYRVFVPQMRGYGQSSAPADIADYDLLTLCADIQQGMDHFGHTQVVMVGHDWGAVVAWHLALLEPERVTRLITLSVPFAGRARRPVIEIMRELYADRFNYILYFQEPGVAERELDADIERTLRLFMQDQDVFLQKKPANARLLDGVATPGALPSWCTRADLDVYVHTFAEQGFRGALNWYRNFPRNWQRTESLAGQQVLQPTLFLIGDRDPVGVFEAHTLKRMPQAVPDLEQHVLANCGHWIQNEQGPQVNGLMLAFLGRK; this comes from the coding sequence ATGCGCCAGCAACTGATCCCCGTCAACGGCATTACGCTGAGCGTGCACATCGCCGGCCCCGAGCATGGGCAGCCGGTCTGGTTGTTGCACGGCTTCCCGGAGTGTTGGCACTCCTGGCGTTTTCAGGTCCCGGCGCTGGTGGCGGCGGGTTATCGGGTGTTTGTCCCGCAAATGCGCGGTTATGGCCAATCCAGTGCACCCGCCGATATCGCTGATTACGACTTGCTGACCCTGTGCGCCGATATCCAGCAGGGCATGGACCATTTCGGCCACACCCAGGTGGTGATGGTCGGCCATGACTGGGGCGCCGTAGTGGCCTGGCACCTGGCGTTGCTGGAGCCTGAGCGCGTGACGCGCCTGATCACGTTGTCGGTGCCGTTCGCCGGGCGCGCGCGGCGGCCGGTGATTGAAATCATGCGCGAGCTGTATGCCGACCGCTTCAATTACATCCTGTATTTCCAGGAACCCGGCGTTGCCGAGCGGGAGCTGGATGCGGATATCGAACGCACCCTGCGCCTGTTCATGCAGGACCAGGATGTGTTTCTGCAAAAGAAACCCGCCAACGCCCGCTTGCTGGACGGCGTTGCCACCCCCGGCGCATTGCCATCGTGGTGCACCCGTGCGGACCTCGATGTGTACGTGCACACCTTCGCCGAACAGGGCTTTCGTGGTGCACTGAACTGGTATCGCAATTTCCCGCGCAACTGGCAGCGCACCGAATCCCTGGCCGGCCAGCAGGTGCTGCAACCCACGCTGTTCCTGATTGGCGACCGCGATCCGGTCGGGGTGTTTGAAGCCCATACCCTCAAGCGCATGCCGCAGGCTGTGCCCGATCTGGAGCAACACGTGTTGGCCAACTGCGGTCACTGGATCCAGAACGAGCAAGGGCCACAGGTCAACGGCTTGATGCTTGCCTTTCTAGGGAGAAAGTAA
- a CDS encoding TolC family outer membrane protein codes for MKPVFIALLLSCTSAHAAMGPFDVYEKALRNDPVFLGAIKERDAGLENRTIGRAGLLPKLSYNYNKGRNNSQATLPDGRGGTYHDDRNYNSYGSTFSLQQPLFDYEAYANYRKGVAQALFADESFRDKSQALLVRVLSYYTQALFAQDQIDIARAKKKAFEQQFQQNRHLFQQGEGTRTDILEAESRYELATAEEIQALDEQDASLRELGALIGVPSVNIDDLAPLNQGFAAFTLTPANYDTWHELAISNNPTLASQRQALEVARYEVERNRAGHLPKVTAYASSRQQESDSGNTYNQRYDTNTIGVEVSLPLYAGGGISASTRQASRAMEQAEYELEGKTRETLIELRRQFSACLSGVSKLRAYQKALTSAEALVVSTKQSILGGERVNLDALNAEQQLYSTRRDLAQARYDYLMAWTKLHYYAGNLRDTDLAKVDEAFGPAAR; via the coding sequence ATGAAACCGGTGTTTATCGCCTTGTTATTGAGCTGTACCAGTGCCCACGCCGCCATGGGGCCGTTCGACGTGTACGAAAAAGCCTTGCGCAACGATCCGGTGTTCCTTGGCGCGATCAAGGAGCGCGACGCCGGCCTGGAAAACCGCACCATCGGCCGCGCCGGCCTGCTGCCCAAGCTGTCCTACAACTACAACAAGGGCCGCAACAACTCCCAGGCCACCTTGCCCGACGGCCGTGGCGGCACCTATCACGATGACCGCAACTACAACAGCTACGGCTCCACCTTCAGCCTGCAACAGCCGTTGTTCGACTACGAAGCCTACGCCAACTACCGCAAGGGCGTGGCCCAGGCGCTGTTTGCCGATGAAAGCTTTCGCGACAAGAGTCAGGCGTTGCTGGTGCGGGTGTTGTCCTACTACACCCAGGCGTTGTTCGCACAGGACCAGATCGACATTGCCCGCGCCAAGAAGAAGGCGTTCGAGCAACAGTTCCAGCAGAACCGCCACTTGTTCCAACAGGGCGAGGGCACGCGCACGGACATTCTCGAAGCCGAATCCCGTTATGAGCTAGCCACCGCCGAAGAGATCCAGGCGCTGGATGAGCAGGATGCATCGCTACGGGAACTGGGCGCGTTGATTGGCGTGCCAAGCGTCAACATCGATGACCTGGCGCCACTGAACCAGGGCTTTGCTGCCTTCACCTTGACCCCGGCCAACTACGACACCTGGCATGAACTGGCAATCAGCAACAACCCGACACTCGCGTCCCAGCGCCAGGCCCTGGAAGTGGCGCGGTATGAAGTGGAGCGCAACCGCGCCGGGCATCTGCCGAAAGTCACCGCGTACGCCAGCTCGCGCCAGCAGGAGTCCGACAGTGGCAACACCTACAACCAGCGTTACGACACCAACACCATCGGCGTCGAAGTCAGCCTGCCGTTGTATGCCGGTGGCGGTATTTCCGCCTCCACCCGCCAGGCCAGCCGGGCCATGGAGCAGGCCGAGTACGAGCTGGAGGGCAAGACCCGCGAAACCCTGATCGAACTGCGCCGCCAGTTCAGCGCGTGCCTGTCGGGGGTGAGCAAGTTGCGCGCGTATCAGAAGGCGTTGACGTCGGCCGAAGCGCTGGTGGTGTCGACCAAACAAAGCATCCTCGGCGGCGAGCGCGTCAACCTCGATGCCCTCAATGCCGAGCAGCAGCTCTACAGCACGCGCCGCGACCTGGCCCAGGCGCGTTACGACTACCTGATGGCCTGGACCAAATTGCACTACTACGCCGGCAACCTGCGCGACACCGACCTGGCCAAGGTGGATGAGGCGTTCGGGCCGGCGGCACGCTAG